Proteins encoded in a region of the Orenia metallireducens genome:
- a CDS encoding LysO family transporter: protein MGLIVISLVIGMIIGYKGLLPENLYSFTDKLTIGGLFLLLFTMGIKIGSSSEVVSNLKTLGFKAIVLSLGSVLGSIILLVLFEAKFKGED, encoded by the coding sequence ATGGGCTTGATAGTTATATCTTTGGTGATAGGGATGATAATTGGTTATAAAGGATTATTACCAGAGAATTTATATAGTTTTACAGATAAGTTGACTATAGGTGGATTATTTTTATTATTATTTACTATGGGGATTAAAATTGGTAGCAGTTCAGAGGTAGTAAGTAATCTTAAAACTTTAGGATTTAAAGCAATAGTTTTATCCCTGGGAAGTGTACTTGGCAGTATAATCTTATTAGTCTTATTTGAAGCCAAATTTAAAGGGGAGGATTAA